A window of Candidatus Thermoplasmatota archaeon genomic DNA:
TTTAGAAGCTTCTGTTAAGGCTAAGGAAGCAGGTCTAAAATATATTGCTATAGGGATGGGCAAAATTGGAATGCTCACTAGAATTCTAGCGCCTGTGCTAAATCAGCATATAATTTACACAGCGATAGAAGTGGGCAAAGAGGCTGCAGAAGGGCAAATAGCCATTAGTTCTTTACCTCACATAAACTCAGAAACTAGAATTTGCGGGCTTGTAGGTAAAAACATAGCTCATTCACTTTCGCCAGCGCTACATAACGAAGCTTTTGTGTCTCTCAACTTAAATTTTAGATATCTACTTTTCGATATTACAGAAAAAAATCTTCCTAGACTATTTAAAATTCTGAAAGCCTTAAATTTTAGAGGTGTTAATGTGACCTCGCCATTTAAAGAAACTGTTATTCAATATTTAGATCGTGTTGATCAACTAGCTAGTAAAATCAAAGCAGTTAATACTATTTTGAACGAAAAAAATGAGCTTGTAGGCTATAACACAGATTATTATGGAGCTTGCGAAGCTTTAAAAAGAGCTGGAATTAAATTAGCAAACGCAAATACTTTGCTGTTAGGTGCTGGAGGAGCTGCTAGAGCTGTTGCTTATCTACTATCACAAAACAATGCTAAAGTTACTATTGCGAGCAGAACGCTGCGAAGAGCAGAAATAATTGCCAATGATTTTAATATTGATTGCGTTGAGCTCAGCAATTTGAAAAATTTAAACAGAGGATTCGAGCTTATAATAAACGCTACACCAGTATATAATAAACTTATTATTCCTGAAAGATTTGTTAAGAGAGACACTACAGTATTTGAGCTTGTGTACCCCTTAGAAACCAAGCTCACGAGAACTGCAATTCTAAAAGGCGCTAAGGTCATTAATGGACTTGAAATGCTATTATATCAGGGTATAAAAGCATTTGAGCTTTTTACTAATAGGAAAGCGCCTGTAAAAATAATGAAAAAAGCTTTGGGTAAGAGGAAAATATTGAGAAAATGATAGGAAGAGCTTTTTGCTACGGTGCTGCCAGTATCGTTAATGCCATTCCTACAGGCAAAGGCTGTGCGTTCGGTATAAATTTAAGAACGGAAGCTGAAGTAAAATTAACAAATGAAGCTGGTGTTTTTGAGGTCTTCATTAAAAACGATCCTAAAGAGAGTGGTAAGCTAGCTGAAAACTGCGCCCGTTTGGTACTGAAAAAATTCGGTTTAGAAAAAGAGTATGGCGCTAGAATAATAACAAACTCAGAAATACCTATTTCAAAGGGCTTGAAAAGTAGTAGTACAGCTGCAAATGCTGTGGTATTAGCATGCTATAGAGCATTAAATAAAAAATACAACGATTTAGAAATTATCAATTTAGGTGTGGATGCAAGTTTGCTCGCTAAAACTAGTATTACAGGCGCTTTCGACGATGCTTGCGCATCTTATTTAGGAGGAGTTGTTGCTACAGATAACACTAAAAGAAAGATTCTAAAAAGATACAAAATAGATAAAAATTACGATGTGATAATTTACGTACCTAAAAAGAAGATTAAAAAGTCTGAATTAAACTTAAGAAGAGCAAGAAAGCTCTCTAAATTTTCAGAGCTTGCCTTCGAACTTGCGCTAAGAAAAAACTATTCTCTTGCAATGCTAATTAACAGTCTTGCATGGAGCGATTATTTAAAGTTAAGCTCAGAAATTGAATTAGATTCTTTAAAGTTTGGCGCCATAGCAGCTGGCATTAGCGGCACAGGACCTAGCGTTGTTATATTAGCGCCTAAAGATAGAGCTTATGATATTATAGAGATGATTAAAACCAAAGATAAGAATGCAGAAATAATAAAAACAAAACTAAATAACCACAAAAAGGCTTATTGATATGAAATTGCTTAGAGTATCTAAAAGCA
This region includes:
- the aroE gene encoding shikimate dehydrogenase; the protein is MSLICASLIESEINKMINYAKLAERKGAQIIELRLDKLKNISGATISKLRKEIALPIIATIRPFYEGGEFKKSENLRLELIKKIIENSYDYLDVELRAARKYRAILEYAKKHSVKTIISYHDFTKTPAKEEIYSYINECSKLGDISKVAFRAKSATDNFKILEASVKAKEAGLKYIAIGMGKIGMLTRILAPVLNQHIIYTAIEVGKEAAEGQIAISSLPHINSETRICGLVGKNIAHSLSPALHNEAFVSLNLNFRYLLFDITEKNLPRLFKILKALNFRGVNVTSPFKETVIQYLDRVDQLASKIKAVNTILNEKNELVGYNTDYYGACEALKRAGIKLANANTLLLGAGGAARAVAYLLSQNNAKVTIASRTLRRAEIIANDFNIDCVELSNLKNLNRGFELIINATPVYNKLIIPERFVKRDTTVFELVYPLETKLTRTAILKGAKVINGLEMLLYQGIKAFELFTNRKAPVKIMKKALGKRKILRK
- a CDS encoding shikimate kinase, coding for MIGRAFCYGAASIVNAIPTGKGCAFGINLRTEAEVKLTNEAGVFEVFIKNDPKESGKLAENCARLVLKKFGLEKEYGARIITNSEIPISKGLKSSSTAANAVVLACYRALNKKYNDLEIINLGVDASLLAKTSITGAFDDACASYLGGVVATDNTKRKILKRYKIDKNYDVIIYVPKKKIKKSELNLRRARKLSKFSELAFELALRKNYSLAMLINSLAWSDYLKLSSEIELDSLKFGAIAAGISGTGPSVVILAPKDRAYDIIEMIKTKDKNAEIIKTKLNNHKKAY